From one Halothece sp. PCC 7418 genomic stretch:
- the dnaK gene encoding molecular chaperone DnaK translates to MGRVVGIDLGTTNSVVSITEGGKPLVIANAEGTRTTPSVVSFNKDGELLVGQMARRQSVLNPQNTFFGVKRFIGRKYAELSPASKRVPYTIRRDDAGNVKLRCPRLKKEFAPEEISARILQKLVQDASRYLGEPVTEAVITVPAYFNDSQRQATRDAGRIAGLDVLRILNEPTAAALAYGLDQEENSLVLVFDLGGGTFDVSILEVGDGVFEVRATSGDTQLGGNDFDEKIVNWLAEEFLEKEGIDLRRDRQALQRLSEAAEKAKIELSGVGITEINLPFITASESGPKHIETQLARSQFEGFCEDLMQRLRRPLKRAFKDAGLRPDDIDEVVLVGGSTRIPMVQDMVRNLIGREPNQNVNPDEVVAVGAAIQAGILAGEVKDVLLLDVSPLSFGIETIGGVMKKLIPRNTTIPVRRSDVFSTSENNQTMVEVHVLQGEREMAAENKSLGRFKLTGIPPAPRGVPQILVSLDLDANGILNVTAMDKTTGREQSVTIQGASTLSESEINRMLNDAAEHSRIDQERKERVEKRNRAEALADSAQRRLKEVALDFGTQFASYYRRRIEALIEELRESLARDDERGIDRAQADLQDALYELNREVRLQYEDEDDDLFGSIKRTFLGDEEDDRIPPYRRESMNSRPRSRPRYERDRDYYEEDEYERRPPRRSSSRRRPFEYENDWDEEDDDWF, encoded by the coding sequence ATGGGGAGAGTTGTCGGGATTGACTTAGGCACTACCAACTCAGTTGTTTCTATAACCGAGGGCGGGAAGCCATTGGTCATCGCCAATGCAGAAGGAACACGGACAACCCCCTCTGTCGTTAGTTTTAACAAGGATGGGGAACTCTTGGTGGGTCAAATGGCACGGCGACAGTCCGTTTTAAACCCGCAAAATACATTTTTTGGGGTCAAACGCTTTATTGGACGGAAATACGCCGAATTAAGCCCTGCGAGTAAGCGAGTTCCCTACACCATTCGTCGCGATGATGCGGGGAATGTCAAATTACGTTGTCCTCGTTTGAAAAAAGAATTTGCACCCGAAGAAATCTCAGCACGGATTTTACAGAAATTGGTGCAAGATGCTAGCCGTTATTTGGGAGAACCCGTAACGGAAGCGGTGATTACTGTTCCTGCTTATTTTAATGATTCCCAACGCCAAGCCACACGGGATGCAGGACGCATTGCAGGGTTAGATGTCTTAAGAATTCTTAATGAACCCACCGCAGCAGCCCTCGCTTATGGGTTAGATCAAGAAGAAAATAGTCTGGTGCTGGTGTTTGACCTCGGCGGAGGAACGTTTGATGTTTCTATTTTAGAAGTCGGCGATGGCGTTTTTGAAGTGAGAGCCACCAGTGGGGATACGCAACTGGGGGGAAATGATTTTGATGAGAAAATTGTTAATTGGCTCGCGGAAGAGTTTTTAGAGAAAGAAGGGATTGACTTACGGCGCGATCGGCAAGCCCTACAACGCCTCTCAGAAGCAGCAGAAAAAGCAAAAATTGAACTCTCTGGTGTCGGAATCACGGAAATTAACTTACCGTTTATTACCGCCAGTGAAAGTGGTCCGAAGCATATTGAAACCCAACTAGCGCGATCGCAGTTTGAAGGCTTTTGTGAGGATCTCATGCAACGGTTACGCCGTCCCCTGAAACGCGCCTTTAAAGATGCAGGGTTACGCCCTGATGATATTGATGAAGTGGTTTTAGTGGGCGGATCAACTCGCATTCCCATGGTGCAAGACATGGTGCGAAACTTAATCGGTCGTGAACCGAACCAAAATGTTAACCCTGATGAAGTGGTTGCGGTGGGGGCTGCGATTCAAGCGGGAATTCTCGCTGGAGAAGTGAAAGACGTTCTTTTGTTAGATGTTAGTCCCCTTTCTTTTGGCATCGAAACCATTGGTGGGGTGATGAAAAAACTGATTCCCCGCAATACCACGATTCCCGTCCGCCGTTCGGATGTTTTCTCCACCAGCGAAAATAATCAAACCATGGTAGAAGTCCATGTCTTGCAAGGGGAACGGGAAATGGCTGCGGAAAATAAATCCCTCGGACGATTTAAGCTAACGGGGATTCCTCCCGCACCGCGAGGCGTTCCCCAAATCCTGGTCTCTTTGGATTTAGATGCCAATGGAATCTTAAATGTGACCGCCATGGATAAAACCACTGGGCGTGAGCAAAGTGTGACCATTCAGGGAGCTTCTACCCTCTCCGAAAGCGAAATTAATCGGATGTTAAATGATGCTGCTGAACATAGTCGCATTGACCAAGAACGGAAAGAAAGAGTTGAAAAACGCAACCGCGCCGAAGCCCTCGCCGATAGCGCACAACGTCGCTTAAAAGAAGTGGCTCTTGATTTTGGGACACAATTTGCCAGTTACTACCGTCGTCGTATTGAAGCCCTCATTGAAGAATTACGAGAAAGTTTAGCCCGTGATGATGAACGAGGAATCGATCGCGCTCAAGCTGACTTACAAGATGCCCTGTATGAGTTAAATCGAGAAGTCCGCTTACAATACGAAGATGAAGATGATGATCTCTTTGGCTCAATTAAACGGACTTTCCTTGGGGATGAAGAAGATGACCGCATTCCTCCCTATCGTCGTGAATCTATGAACTCTCGCCCCCGCAGTCGTCCTCGTTATGAGCGCGATCGCGATTACTATGAAGAAGATGAATATGAGCGTCGTCCCCCCCGCCGTTCTTCTTCCCGTCGTCGTCCCTTTGAGTATGAAAATGATTGGGACGAAGAAGATGATGATTGGTTTTAA
- a CDS encoding TrkA family potassium uptake protein produces MYSFDQNYRRLQQQLVGGGITLGGVFFVGTAWYHFVEQWSWSEAAYMTVITLSTVGFSEVRPLPERSQLFTIGLIAAGLITIGYIVNRFTEAIIQGYFQKGIQLRQRRRLIDSLTSHYIVCGFGRMGRQICREFQAESIPFVVVDKSPEKVETARNANYLALEGDATLDETLVEVKIKDALCLVAALSSDAENLYTILSGKTLNPKVRAIARANTEEAVQKLQRAGADAVVSPHITGARRLAAAALRPQVMDFVDGILAGTEGSFYIEEFLLDPSSCPCVGHTLSQARLRAQSGALVLAIRRADGTLIGGPTADEILQAGDLLFCMGTADQLRQINRILDPNRSASPRTPKDKEK; encoded by the coding sequence ATGTATTCATTTGATCAAAATTATCGACGGTTACAGCAACAGTTAGTCGGAGGAGGAATCACCTTAGGCGGGGTCTTTTTTGTCGGCACTGCTTGGTATCACTTTGTTGAACAGTGGAGTTGGTCAGAAGCTGCTTATATGACTGTGATCACTCTCTCCACCGTTGGTTTTTCCGAAGTCCGTCCTTTACCTGAACGTTCGCAACTGTTTACCATTGGCTTGATTGCAGCAGGTTTAATTACGATAGGCTATATTGTAAATCGTTTCACAGAAGCGATTATTCAGGGCTATTTTCAAAAAGGCATTCAACTGAGGCAAAGAAGACGCTTGATTGATTCACTCACTTCTCACTATATTGTTTGTGGTTTTGGGCGCATGGGGCGACAAATCTGTCGAGAGTTTCAGGCGGAGTCGATTCCGTTTGTGGTGGTTGATAAATCCCCAGAAAAAGTGGAAACGGCTCGTAATGCCAATTATCTGGCGTTGGAAGGAGATGCGACCCTTGATGAAACTTTGGTTGAAGTGAAGATTAAAGATGCGCTTTGTTTGGTTGCTGCCTTGAGTTCTGATGCGGAAAATCTCTACACTATTTTATCGGGTAAAACCTTAAATCCGAAAGTCCGCGCGATCGCGCGAGCCAATACCGAAGAAGCTGTACAAAAACTGCAACGAGCAGGGGCTGATGCGGTGGTTTCCCCTCATATCACAGGCGCGAGACGGTTAGCTGCTGCAGCCCTCCGTCCGCAGGTGATGGACTTTGTCGATGGGATTTTAGCAGGAACAGAAGGCTCTTTTTATATTGAAGAATTTCTCCTTGATCCCTCTAGTTGTCCTTGTGTGGGACACACCTTAAGTCAAGCACGATTAAGGGCGCAATCAGGGGCTTTAGTCCTTGCGATTCGCCGTGCTGATGGAACTTTAATTGGTGGTCCGACGGCGGATGAAATTTTACAAGCGGGAGACTTGCTGTTTTGTATGGGAACGGCTGATCAATTGCGCCAGATTAATCGTATTTTAGATCCCAATCGGAGTGCTTCACCACGCACCCCGAAAGACAAGGAAAAATAA
- the cpdA gene encoding 3',5'-cyclic-AMP phosphodiesterase, with the protein MDISPLIIAQITDTHLLASSEGKLLGLPTANSLAVVIEEIQNLIPKPHCLLLTGDLSQDETLASYERLHKQISKLNIPAYWLPGNHDQFHLMEKALNNPPLYGDKSFQYSGWHFILLNSAVPGRVYGYLSKETLAWLDRELKKASNSPTVVALHHPPFLVDSHWLDKSTLQNPDDLFEVLDRHHHVSLVLFGHIHQDFQRDRAGVCYLASPSSSIQFKPSSETFALDEKKPGFRLLWFYPDGSFETKVHRVEFNYDLDFNANGY; encoded by the coding sequence ATGGATATTTCCCCACTGATTATTGCTCAAATTACCGATACTCATCTACTAGCCTCATCCGAGGGGAAATTGTTGGGTTTACCCACCGCCAACTCATTAGCAGTGGTCATTGAGGAAATCCAAAACTTAATCCCTAAACCCCACTGCTTACTCTTAACTGGTGATCTCTCTCAAGACGAAACCCTCGCTTCTTACGAAAGATTACACAAACAAATCAGCAAACTCAATATTCCAGCCTATTGGCTTCCTGGAAATCATGATCAATTCCATCTCATGGAAAAAGCCCTGAACAATCCTCCCCTTTACGGAGATAAATCATTCCAATATAGCGGTTGGCACTTTATTCTCCTTAATTCCGCAGTACCAGGGCGAGTTTATGGGTATCTTAGTAAAGAAACTCTGGCTTGGTTAGATAGGGAACTGAAAAAAGCCAGTAACAGTCCAACCGTGGTCGCGTTACATCATCCCCCCTTTTTAGTGGATTCTCATTGGCTGGATAAAAGTACCTTGCAAAATCCAGATGATTTGTTTGAAGTGTTAGATCGCCATCATCACGTTAGCTTAGTGTTGTTTGGTCATATCCATCAAGACTTTCAGCGCGATCGCGCAGGGGTTTGTTATTTAGCTAGTCCTTCCAGTTCCATCCAGTTTAAGCCCAGTTCAGAAACATTTGCCCTCGATGAAAAAAAACCAGGGTTTCGCCTCTTGTGGTTCTATCCCGATGGTAGCTTTGAAACAAAAGTGCATCGAGTTGAGTTTAATTATGATTTAGATTTCAATGCTAACGGCTATTAG
- a CDS encoding aspartate aminotransferase family protein — MSPETVLDNSQATFNPQQFDQYVMSTYGRFPIAIAQGKGCTLWDTDGKSYLDLVAGIATCTLGHAHPTLIKAVTEQIQKLHHVSNLYYIPEQGELAQWLVEHSCADRAFFCNSGAEANEAAIKLARKYAHTVRGIENPVILTAHSSFHGRTLATITATGQPKYQKNFEPLVPGFAYVPYNDITALENAIAQYSEQGIAAILIEPLQGEGGVCPGDLDYFLRLRKICDETGILLIFDEVQVGVGRSGKYWGYENLGVEPDIFTSAKGLAGGIPMGAMLCKEFCQVFTGGDHASTFGGNPLVCRTALAVLQTLEAEDILSNVIARGEQIRKHLRAIAQQFPDTFTEVRGWGLINGLQIHSETDLTSITIVKEAMTQGLLVAPAGPKVLRFVPPLIISAAEVEAGMETLKTVIESVHN; from the coding sequence ATGAGTCCAGAAACCGTTTTAGACAATTCTCAAGCCACCTTCAATCCCCAACAGTTTGACCAATACGTGATGTCCACTTATGGACGCTTTCCCATCGCGATCGCGCAAGGAAAAGGCTGCACACTCTGGGATACAGACGGCAAAAGTTACCTAGACTTGGTTGCTGGAATTGCCACCTGTACCCTCGGTCATGCTCATCCCACCCTTATTAAAGCAGTCACCGAGCAAATTCAAAAATTGCATCATGTGTCTAACTTGTACTATATTCCTGAACAAGGGGAACTCGCCCAGTGGCTAGTGGAGCATTCTTGTGCCGATCGCGCATTCTTTTGTAATTCTGGGGCCGAAGCCAACGAAGCAGCAATTAAACTCGCCCGAAAATATGCCCACACGGTTCGTGGGATTGAAAATCCAGTGATTCTCACCGCCCATTCCAGCTTTCACGGGCGCACCCTCGCCACCATTACCGCGACAGGACAACCCAAATACCAGAAAAATTTTGAACCGCTTGTCCCTGGATTTGCCTATGTTCCCTACAATGACATCACTGCATTAGAAAACGCGATCGCGCAATATTCAGAACAAGGCATTGCTGCTATTTTAATTGAACCCTTGCAAGGAGAAGGAGGGGTTTGTCCAGGAGATTTAGATTATTTTCTCCGTTTAAGAAAAATTTGTGATGAAACAGGAATCCTCTTAATTTTTGATGAAGTGCAAGTTGGGGTGGGACGCAGTGGGAAATATTGGGGTTATGAAAACTTAGGCGTTGAACCCGATATCTTCACCAGTGCGAAAGGTTTAGCGGGAGGAATCCCCATGGGGGCGATGTTGTGTAAAGAATTTTGTCAAGTTTTTACAGGTGGCGATCATGCCAGTACCTTTGGCGGGAATCCTTTAGTTTGTCGTACCGCATTAGCCGTTTTACAGACGTTAGAAGCAGAGGATATTTTGTCTAATGTGATCGCACGGGGCGAACAAATTCGGAAACATTTACGCGCGATCGCGCAACAATTTCCCGATACTTTTACGGAAGTGCGGGGATGGGGTTTAATTAATGGCTTACAAATTCATTCGGAAACTGACCTGACTTCAATTACAATTGTAAAAGAAGCTATGACACAAGGATTATTGGTTGCACCAGCTGGACCAAAAGTTTTGCGATTTGTCCCCCCACTGATTATTTCTGCAGCAGAAGTAGAAGCGGGAATGGAAACCTTAAAAACAGTCATTGAGTCAGTGCATAATTAG
- the hemC gene encoding hydroxymethylbilane synthase: MTATTSSGSKIVRIGTRKSNLAMVQTHWVRDELQKHFPDHQFEIEAMSTQGDKILDVALSKIGDKGLFTKELELGLLNQDVDLAVHSLKDLPTQLPEGLMLGCVTSRENPADALVLNEKYQGYTIQTLPEGAVVGTSSLRRLAQLRYHYPYLEFKDVRGNLNTRLKKLDNGDYDALVLAVAGLQRLGMGDRVSQAIPSAVSLHAVGQGALGIECREGDSRILDLLKAIEDPDTRDCTLAERSFLRELEGGCQVPIGVNSFIEGEQLTLTGMVASLDGQQLLKDTVSSDRAEHEKIGYDLAQLVREQGAQAILDEIFAQVER, from the coding sequence ATGACAGCAACCACTTCTTCTGGCAGCAAAATTGTTCGCATTGGGACACGGAAAAGCAATCTCGCCATGGTACAAACCCATTGGGTGCGGGACGAACTGCAAAAGCATTTTCCCGATCACCAATTTGAAATTGAAGCCATGAGTACCCAAGGGGATAAAATTCTCGATGTCGCCCTCTCGAAAATTGGCGATAAAGGATTATTTACTAAAGAATTAGAGTTAGGATTGCTGAATCAAGATGTGGATTTAGCGGTTCATTCCCTAAAAGATTTACCCACCCAATTGCCAGAAGGATTAATGTTAGGCTGTGTCACCAGTCGGGAGAATCCTGCTGATGCTTTAGTTTTAAATGAAAAGTATCAGGGCTATACGATCCAAACCCTCCCCGAAGGCGCGGTGGTGGGAACATCTTCTCTCCGTCGCTTGGCGCAATTGCGGTATCATTACCCCTATCTTGAATTTAAAGATGTGCGCGGAAATCTCAACACTCGGTTGAAAAAATTAGATAATGGAGACTATGATGCCTTAGTGCTTGCCGTTGCTGGACTGCAACGCTTAGGAATGGGCGATCGCGTTTCGCAAGCGATTCCCAGTGCAGTGTCTCTCCATGCGGTGGGACAGGGTGCGTTAGGGATTGAATGTCGCGAAGGGGATAGTCGGATTTTAGACTTGTTAAAAGCCATTGAAGACCCAGACACGCGCGATTGCACTCTCGCCGAACGTTCCTTTTTACGAGAGTTAGAAGGCGGATGTCAAGTGCCGATTGGTGTAAATAGTTTCATTGAAGGGGAGCAGTTAACTTTAACGGGAATGGTCGCCAGTCTCGATGGTCAGCAACTCTTAAAGGATACTGTCAGCAGCGATCGCGCAGAACATGAAAAAATCGGCTATGATTTGGCGCAGTTAGTGCGAGAACAAGGCGCACAAGCGATTTTAGATGAAATTTTTGCCCAAGTTGAACGCTAA
- a CDS encoding rhomboid family intramembrane serine protease: MTASEKIRELSQLNLDQVTQSAKHPQKELEKIIKQIESLLAHLKTKIAEQQEQQKLYQEELNHVLASLGDSSVQSYEDTALERKDQFTLEKIRKAKQLKLEQKQNLERQLKVIKENIDLFYRDRNVLEEQLSQARSRYQPFIKKRKQPYCFHSWLKILKNWKLPLSNSPKRGLTNQTFPDHPSANKNNGLFALLAINFIIFILDHTISLQFFDTFYLDHDDVAWYQLITSMFCHANWQHLSSNLFFLYLFGKLVEEEEGVMGIVGSYLICGLGANLMSLMFQPSYVVSLGASGAVFGLFTVSVLLKLGWHWRRLLEVIILGQFVLQRVLFELQNLDRVDGINRIAHLGGALMGVILILGLKRWQERTQSEDS, encoded by the coding sequence ATGACAGCTTCCGAGAAAATCAGAGAATTAAGCCAGTTAAATCTTGATCAGGTCACTCAATCAGCCAAGCACCCCCAAAAAGAACTGGAAAAAATTATCAAACAAATTGAGAGTTTATTAGCGCACTTAAAAACTAAAATCGCTGAACAACAAGAACAACAAAAACTGTATCAAGAAGAACTCAACCATGTCCTTGCGAGTCTTGGTGATAGTAGTGTTCAGAGTTATGAAGATACAGCGTTAGAAAGAAAAGATCAATTCACTCTTGAAAAGATTAGAAAAGCCAAACAATTAAAATTAGAACAAAAACAAAATCTAGAGCGTCAGCTTAAGGTCATTAAAGAGAATATTGATCTATTTTATCGAGACCGTAATGTATTAGAAGAACAGCTTTCACAAGCGCGATCGCGTTATCAACCTTTTATCAAAAAACGTAAGCAACCTTACTGCTTTCACTCTTGGCTCAAAATCCTTAAAAACTGGAAGCTGCCTTTATCGAATTCACCAAAAAGAGGGCTAACCAATCAAACCTTTCCCGATCATCCTAGCGCCAACAAAAATAATGGTTTATTCGCTTTACTTGCCATTAATTTTATTATTTTCATCCTCGATCATACAATAAGTTTGCAGTTCTTTGATACCTTTTATTTAGATCATGACGATGTTGCTTGGTATCAACTCATTACATCGATGTTTTGTCATGCAAACTGGCAACATTTATCCAGCAATCTTTTCTTTTTATATTTGTTTGGCAAGTTAGTAGAAGAGGAAGAAGGAGTAATGGGAATTGTTGGTAGTTATTTGATCTGTGGCTTGGGAGCAAACTTAATGAGCTTGATGTTTCAACCCAGTTATGTTGTTTCTTTAGGTGCATCTGGTGCGGTTTTCGGTTTATTTACCGTTAGTGTGTTACTAAAATTAGGTTGGCACTGGCGACGATTATTAGAAGTGATTATTTTAGGACAATTTGTGTTACAACGGGTTTTATTTGAGTTACAAAATTTAGACCGAGTCGATGGGATTAATCGGATTGCTCATTTGGGAGGGGCGTTAATGGGAGTGATCTTAATTTTAGGACTAAAACGTTGGCAAGAAAGAACACAAAGTGAAGATTCTTAA
- a CDS encoding DnaJ C-terminal domain-containing protein, which yields MPNLPNYYELLDVSPEATVEEIKRAYRRLARRYHPDLNPGDKQAEETFKDLVEAYDVLCDPEEREKYDELLNKRNPKTRRRSKTANPKTRQSSSATENGRYGSDFNRFVEQTFRKKSQRQTGTTQTQTSRRVPQDDGSAYRPGTRKTAYKVESDPSRSPKERPRDVEARLKLPLEKAYRGGKERIRLEDGRSLEIDMPSGMIDGQQMRLRGQGLGGGDLYLTITIAPHCFFKLKDKDVFCRVPVTPSEAVLGKAIQVPTLDGLVEMAIPAGVKSGQRLRLANKGYPVDGERGDQLVEIQIVVPPEPTAEEKELYRKLQEIQSFAPRDSLLKD from the coding sequence ATGCCAAATCTTCCCAATTACTATGAACTCTTAGACGTTTCCCCTGAAGCAACAGTGGAAGAAATCAAGCGAGCTTATCGTCGTCTGGCTCGTCGATATCACCCTGATCTCAATCCAGGAGATAAACAAGCCGAAGAAACTTTTAAAGATTTAGTGGAAGCCTACGACGTACTCTGCGACCCCGAAGAACGGGAAAAGTATGATGAATTACTCAATAAGCGTAACCCCAAAACTCGCCGTCGCAGTAAAACAGCGAATCCGAAAACACGCCAGAGTAGTTCTGCAACCGAGAATGGTCGGTATGGATCTGACTTTAATCGCTTTGTGGAACAAACCTTCCGTAAAAAAAGCCAACGTCAAACGGGAACAACGCAAACGCAAACCTCCCGTCGTGTTCCTCAAGATGATGGCAGTGCTTATCGCCCTGGAACTCGTAAAACCGCTTATAAAGTGGAATCAGACCCCTCCCGTTCGCCCAAAGAACGTCCCCGTGATGTAGAAGCGAGATTAAAACTCCCTCTGGAAAAGGCTTATCGTGGCGGAAAAGAGCGCATTCGTTTAGAAGATGGGCGTTCCTTAGAAATTGATATGCCCTCAGGAATGATTGATGGTCAACAGATGCGCCTGCGCGGACAAGGGTTAGGCGGAGGCGATTTATATTTAACGATTACGATCGCGCCCCATTGTTTCTTTAAACTCAAAGATAAAGATGTCTTCTGTCGCGTTCCCGTTACTCCCAGTGAAGCCGTTTTAGGGAAAGCGATTCAAGTTCCCACCTTAGATGGCTTAGTGGAAATGGCAATTCCTGCTGGGGTGAAGTCAGGTCAACGCTTGCGTTTAGCGAATAAAGGCTATCCTGTAGATGGGGAACGCGGGGATCAACTGGTTGAAATTCAAATTGTTGTCCCCCCTGAACCGACAGCAGAAGAAAAGGAACTCTATCGAAAACTGCAAGAAATTCAGAGTTTTGCCCCTCGGGACTCCTTGCTGAAAGACTAA